GAGCAAGCCACCTGTACTATTCGCGTCTATGCACTCTTGTCTAAAAAACCCACTCCTTGATATGACTCTGGGCACCAGATTCATACACAGGAGAAATGAGGTTTTCTATACTGTGCTTTTGGATGGAATCAAATTTGGTGTATGATTCAATGGCTCGGATTAATTCAGTACtgcttcctccatttcatattataagactttctagcattgctaatattcatatagatgtcaataaatttagacatatatagaaattttgaatgacaatgctaaaaaatcttataatatgaaacggatggagtccgtattttctatttaaatatataagtatgtttattttatttggtCACTTTTATAAAACTTAGATTATGaatatatttcaaaatattcAGTTTGAGAATATGTAAATCTTATGGGTCGTTGTATTTGTTAGATATTATCGGTATATTttgatagaaaataatggtcaaactAACATATTAAAACCCGAATAAAGGTACTACCGTAGTAACGATCGGTTGAGACAAAAATTAACCAAAACAATaacatgttttctaaagaaataCTTAGTTCATCGAAAGCCAAACAACTTGCTTTCATGAGAATGACGGTGAGCATGGGCCACGGAATGGAACCAAGCGCATGCCCAAACCACTCCTAACAGAAGTTTCATTCTCATTGAATGGAGTGTTATGTCAATATTTTTAAGATGTGACAAGGAATTAATAAAGAGAGATGGACGGATTTCATCTAGGTGAAATCATGTATGCATTGTTTCCAATATAACTTGTGTTTGCATGTACTGTCTACGAAGAGGTTTTTTACTTTCCTTGAGGTTGTGTAGTATCAAATCCTGACTGTTGATCTGGCATCATCCAACGGTTAGAAATCGTCCGTACCTATCGTACTGCACCTTCTTATTGGAGCGGTACCGTGGGTGGAAGGATATGTCTGTACTTTCGCGTGGGTATCTCTTTCTTTCGCGTTCGCTTCCTTCCCTTTTCACGAGAGGAAAACATCTCTGGGGAAGAGCAGCGAGAGATGGCGGCAAGAGGCAGGGGCAGCGAGAGATTGCAGGACGGCGAGGACCTCGATgtgcgacggcagcggcgcggcgggctCGACGGGCGACGGCCTCGatgtgcgacggcggcggtgcggcggcctGGATGCGCCTCGATGTGCGACGGCAGCGGCATGGCGGCCTCGAtgcgcgacggcagcggcagcggcggcctctcttttcctcctttCTGCTATGAATTTTGTTGACGGCGGTGGCAACGACGGCCTGTCTCTTCCTCCTTTCTGCTGTGAATTTTGTTGTTGGATTTGCTGAACCAAATGTAAATGGCTAAATGGTTGATTACCAGCTTACTCTTGAATTGCAAGTTTCGTATtgatgaataaaaaaacaaggTTCAGAAATTGGATCTGCTGTAAATAATATCGATTCATGAGAAAGTCTCGTGTACTTTGAGTTACGCATTGTTTTTCCTCCTAAATCCTTCCTCTACAGATTAAAGTTGCAAACTCAAATTGAGCATCTCCTCCTGGTATTTCTCTGTTCAGATTAAAGCAGCAAACTCAAATTGGTTGCCTCCGAGCAAGGCAGGCTCGATgcacgacggcagcggcgcgacggcCTCGATGCACGACAGCAGCGGCAAGCTCgatgcgcgacggcggcggcgcggcaggctCGATGCACAACGGCGGCAACAGCCTCgatgcgcgacggcggcgcgacggcctTGATGAGCGACGGCGGCTCGACAGCCTCGATTTGACGGCGGCAGATGAAAGAGAGAGACCTCATTTTTGGTAGCCCGATCATACCCTGCTAAACCAacggttagattagattggtacCTCGTACCTtatggtacctcgaggtaccttCTCAAAGATGGGAAAAATACTCGTCtacgaaacaaaaaaaataaaacaatgtatTCTATGAACTATTTTAACCAtcaattaaatattttgttgtttctGTAGCACTATTGGAAGCATAAAAAAGAAACCACCCACTAGGGGGATGGCCTAACCAGAAATTCAGAACAATGAAGTActctttcttttcaaattacTTGCCAATTTAGCTTTTTTACTAAGTTAAACGCTTATGTCTTTGATCATAAATATCTAATAAGTTATATGCTTTCAttacataaatcataaatatttatgtttttatattatattacaataaaaatactttcataatatataattcgTATGTTATTAAACTATATAAATCCCCTTCTTCCATATGTATACATGCATTTCCTAGAAACAGGCCAAGTTTGGATTGGGCTATGGAAGCCACGGATGCCATTTTCTGGCCCTGTCCTTGGGCCAAGTTTGCGCTGAGGTTTGCGTTACTAAACACTAACGCATTATGGAAGTCCTTAAATGTGAACTGATCAGCAGATGTGTAGCAAAtccttttattaaaaaattaaaaaaaataaaaccataaGAATAGCATGTATGTACCACAAATTAATATCTTTTTGAAACACTCTCATTAGATAGTATGATATTTCTATTGAtatagcagaaaaaaaatacaagtctaTAGTCCTCATAAGCTATAgtcagagaaaagaaaaggacaaacAAACCATTCGTCTacattttatcatactaaaaaaacaaaacaaacacacAACATCCTCACAAATAGATCTTCTAAACGATGCCTCTAAATAGAAAACGACGTTAAGATTGTTGTCGCCGCCCGTCCTATAGAACACGGGTTCGCTCCTGGATCGTCCGCGCGGACGCGGAGGAATGACACTGGGGCTGTTCGGCTGCCATTTTTCCTAGCCGCACGGCAACACAGCTGTAGCCGCACAACGCAAGGTTGCAGGCATATGACAGCTGAACAAGCCCACTCTAAGTACTTTACAACAAAATTAATATTGCGCCCTTGCTAATGTCACGTGCCTTTGCTTTAGGAAAAAGATTAGCAATTCGTCACTGCATCACGTTTTTTAGGCTGCGTTAGTTACCTCCCGTTCCAACTTCCCTCTCTTGTTTTTTACGCGCATgtcaaactgctaaatagtgtattttttttaaaaaaaaattctagacaaaagttgctttaaaaatcatattaatcttttttttaaaaaaaagatagcaaatacttaattaatgatCCGCTAATCGCTACTCTGTTTTCATATAAGGCTCCCGAACGCAGTCTTAATTAGTTTCACCACAATAGTCAGTAGAAGTAAATATTAGCCTCCCCTGTATAATTGCGTGCAATAAAACGAGTAGAttgagaaaacaagaaaaatagtTCTAATTTGGTAGCAGCTCAACTACTAACTATTTTTGGCCGTCAAACCATACCGAACATGTACTGTACTCCTTTCTAATACGAATAGAttgagtatgttttttttttggatgacgCTTAATTAATGCTTGTCATTATAACTCCTTTCTAATAAATTGATGCAACTCACatgaagacaaaaaaaaaaacaaaggaaaaatgtTGTCAGTTATTCACTGGATTAATTAACGATTAGGACTAGCTATTATGCATTTTCATTATAACTGGAAATGTGTTTGTTGGGGAAGGCTTTTGCATTGTATAGTCTTGAAGTTGTTGCATTTCCCGATCGGTTCACTGTGCGTGACTGATTGCGTGCAGTGCGCGGCTGGGGTGTTGAAACAATTAAGCACAAATTTGGCTGCTCAACCACTCAATTTCCAACCCACGCGGATGCCGCGTTGCCCGCCATCCCTTTTAAACCCATTGACTGATGTACACTGATCAATTAATCGATATTATGCCAAAAAATGATACAAATACTCCAGTTATAAAATAACAACGGAATATGTATAACCCATTCTGAAAAAACTCTCAATTATAAACTTGACCTATGCAATCGGAAATAAAAGGACGTGCTTTTAATTCAACTGGTTATCTATGAATTGGGTGCAACTTAATTGGTTTGACTCCTAGAGATGTAATATGTCCActatacactggtggagaaatgacTTTGCTGGGTCGACCCAAAACCACAATAAtcccggttccaaaaagaaccggaaTTAagaatgatctttagtcccgattgaaaACCCCAGAGGCattctaaccgggactaaaaatcatctttagtcccggttcatcccctgtcagattgATGTccgggggccgaggatctttagtccggttggtGTTGGTTGGGAACTAAAGATCggtttgatctttagtcccggttgggaacaccaaccggaactaaaattcgaagcgtagtatataatccctatcccttatcctctcctacaCATATCGAATCTCTCCCcttctttcccttcctcctccgcttcctaCATCCTCATCCCGatccatcccctccacctcctccccttcctcatccgatcctctcccctctcctccacctcctcctctcccctttcctgcccatcctccccttcccagccggccggcggccacCGGGGCCGTGCCCAGTGGCGGGCCGGCGGccgtggcaggcggcggcgggccggcggccatggcgggcggcaGCAACGGagttgttttctcttttttttttaatttgtgattcacatgtataattttgtgatttattggatggatctgagatgacctgtgatgtatttgatttgtgtgtaattttttagaatttgtgatgtatttgatttatgtgtatatgtaactttatgatttgtgatgttactTTATTTGTGATGTGggtttgggatgttactttgatttggggatatgcttcctacttgatttgggagaaaataaaaaaaaagaaacggtaCCATCTGGAACTGCTGTATTCTCTCTTTACTCCCCTAAAAAGagggatttttagtcccggttggtaagatccatctttaatcccagttatttgaaccgggactaaagataacgatttttagtcccggatttgtAGTCCTgattggaaaaccgggactataggggggttacgaaccgggagtaaaaagcacttctccaccagtgatgtTTCAACTCTAGATTTGACATAAGTGTTCtcatttatagctaattattttttcaatgaTAAACTATGTAAAGGTGGACACTTcataatctcaagatatgccgttTAATCTTTTGAGGTGCTTATAAAGGTGGGGTGTAtgtataaggcatgcatgcgtATGTTCATATGGATAGCGCGTGCGCATATGGGCGTCTATGTTATATTATGTTTCGAAAAAAAAGCTAGCTATCTTTTCTTGAGGACTTCTTGGCATCACTTGGTATTCTTTTTCCCAACAACAGAACTTATTATGTATTTATTGGCATATGAAGGCGATGTAAACCATTTCTACTATACCTTAAACTAGAATGCACTATTTACAGCCAAattatccattttttttctactgcgTATATTGAGTTTTGTAATTGAATTTCAGTATACATAGTGGTTTGGTATACTCCTATAACAATATACTCCATTATACATGAATATATTGTGTTTGGTGAGTAAAAGCGCACAAGGTGGTGATGTCTTCTCTCGAGAGACTAAAAATTCGTCCGCaatattttgtttgattttattcATGCAGAAATTAATCGTgattacatatatatgcagaCCCGATCATAAAccgaaaaaacaaaacaaaagaagaaaagataCATGCACGTAACCACTCACGACTTCTTGCGCGTCACAACTCGATCACAATTCTCAAAGCACCATGATCGGTCGTCATCGATCACTCGTTGGCCGTGACGGCggtggctgtggcggcggcttctttctcggcggcggcggcagcggcgtcggcttccttgaggaaggcggcggcggcggcggtctcgtcggcgaaggcggaggccgGGAAGGAGCGGCCGATGCCGACGTTGGACTTGAAGTAGACGCGGTCGGCGCCGTCGAGGCTCATCTCGACGATGGGGACCCAGAGCATGAGCTGCTTGCTCCGCACGCCGGTCATCCGCTTCATCCTCCCTTCCTCCACGAACGCCGTCACCTCGACGTCGTACCGCACCCGCGTCCCCGTGCCGCGGAAGTAGTGCTCGTACGGCGCCTTCTGCCGCATCCACACGAACCCCGTCTCCCGCACCAGCCCGCACTCCTCCAGCCCCCGCAGCGGCATCATCCCCTCCGGGAAACCCAGCGCCCTCATCAGCTCCATCGACTGCTTGAAGCACTCCACCGCCCCGCTCACCACCtccgccccctccctctccttcccaacctccgccgccgccgccgccgccgtgcccgtcgtcaccgtcgtcgtcacggacgccatcgatcgatcgatcgccgcgCGCTGCAGGTGACTGCTCGCTCGCGCGGTTGTGATGAGATGAGAGTTGGGTTGTGTGTTGCGTGATGCGGTGGTGTGCGAGTGAGGGGTTTTATAGGGGGGAGTGATCAGTAGGTGAGTGGTCGTTGAGCTAACGGTAAATGGAGCAAAATTTTGAGGGATTTGGTCACATTAGCTCACCAAGCGAcctgggaggagggaggaacaTAATGTTGGGTTCGGTCACGTTAGCTCACCAGCATGCGGCAAATGGATCAGCACTCCCTTCCCGATCCCGGGATCAGAACAGCTTCACCTGGCAGATTGGTGGTTGCAGGCAAGACTCTGTTTTCAGAAGGGCTACAGGGACAATTTCGACAGCGCTTGCATGCTCATCTGTTGGCAAATTTGGAAAGAACGCAATGCTAGAGTATTCGATCAGCGAGTCAGCAGACCAGACCAGCTTGCAGAGGCTATTAAGGAAGAGATTATGATCTGGAAAGAAGCCGGCTATTTCGCGAGTAGTAGCTCATAAAAACTtctcttccattttttttcgttCTGTAGCTGTTCCTAGCTTATGGGTGCTTGTGGCTAGGCCATAGCATCATTTCGACAGCTTCCTGTCGCTGTAAAAAATGTTGGGTTCGGTCGTTTGGTGTGTCGAATGGGTTTACCAAGATGCAATATCTAACGTACGTACGCAAGGATATCATGCTACGCCACACAATCTCTTCACGTGCTCCTTGCCTCTTGTTATGCGTGATGTTGGTGGGAGTTGAATTTAATGGGCTGTTATTGTAGTGGGCCTATTGAGGTGGATGTGCCATTAATGTCCCTAGgtgaaataagttcacttttgcTCCTTTGACATAGAGTTTCAGAAACGTTCTTAAACCGCAATAACATATATAGCGTGTCCTTTAACTTGCAAAATTGGTTTAACTGAAAAAAATGCCCGTgagttgcaacgggtgaagtctattttaatcttattattgttatttaaTTTAGTTAAAATGAAATTCACGGTGGGagttcacttggatatatatatatttttagaaaatcatgagctgcaattaggagtccgatcgtctcaagttagcgtgcgagttttttttaacagatttcttatatgattccttctgtattaccaaaagtgaacgatcttaaaaaccgactcaaatacggatatgtaattccaaaagtaaacaaacttaaaaaccaactcatacacggataatgtaccaaaataccggtaaaaacatcttcaatttctataatagtagagatagggTCCCAAGGTAGCATAGGTTTCCTCCGACGTGTCGTTTTGGCTCAAGCGTCAAACGAAACCAGGAGCTATACTGGCTTAGAACCCCCTTTAACCTGATTTTGTAAGTTAAAGGATATGGTATGATGTTTCTGAAATTCGACGTCGAGAAGGAGGaacctaaaatgaacttattcttttCCTAGGTAGCTGGTGTGAACAGCCCGTTGTAGGTGGTGGGCTATTGTTGGGCCGTTAATGTTGATGGTGCCCTAGTGGCCTGGTTTGCTAGGCACCAAACCGACACATGACGTGTGACGTGTTACACGCACCCCTTCCTCGAAACCGCTCggaaattgtaaaaaaaaaaaaaaaggaaaaaggaaatcaGGTGGCCGGAATCCATCCATCGCGAGAGCATAGGGAGgggatcgcggcggcggcggcagctgcggcgaagggggaagcaccggaACGGGAGCCGTGGAGCGATCCGTCGGGCATCGGCGCCCGATGTGGGCGTGGGGCCTCgtcgagcgcgccgccgcgggcctccTCGGCCCCCTCGGCGGagcccacggcggcggccgatggaacaccgccgtcgccgtcggtgtcacggccgccgccggcctcgtgCTCGTCGTGATCGTTGTCTCCTCCCGCAGGTTCGTCGCCTCCCAACCCTCACTCCCCATCCTCTAGGAGGCCTGGTGTGGTGTTCCCTTCCTGGCTTCCTTTCGCTGAGTTGCTAGCGGGTGCTTTGATTGCAGAGGTGGGCTCAAAtcgccgtggtggcggcggcggaggaaggccgCGCTTAAGCCCCATGAATGGGTCAGCTTGTTCACGCCGGAGGGGAAGCTTAAGGACGGCGGAGTGAAGCTTCTGAAGAAAGTTCGAAGCGGAGTAAGAGAGTTTTGCTTGTTcgtttatactccctccgtttcacaatgtaagattttctagcattgcctacatacatatagatgttaatgaatctaaatacatacatatgtctagattcattaacatctaaatgaatatgggcaatgctagaaagtcttacattgtgaaacggatgaagtattctACTATTATGTTTCCATGATTCGGTGTAGGTTAAGGAGTTATATGATTTTGTTCTATGTGCTTCTGTGACAGGGGATTGAGCCAAGTATCAGAGCACAGGTCTGGCCATTCCTTCTGGGAGTGTAAGTACTCTGGAAAACTTAATTTCGAGACGGCTATAGTCAAGGACTTACGTGTTCAGATGAATAATTATATCGGCAACATGCTATGATCATCTTGTACTTTGAGCAAATGACAATTGATTTTGCCTCCTGGATTTGAGGAAAGACTTCTAGGCTAGCATCTCAACTTCTGAACATAGGCTAAGTGTGCAGGAGCATAACAGAACTTCTGATCATACCAGTTGTACACACATGCTGAGTAGTTACTAAGGGTGCGTTCTAAAGAGCTTATCTGATTGTCTACTCCCTCGTTTATTATGAGCATGTTTCCCGAACCGCTAactggtgtgttttttgcaaatattttatatatagaagtttcttataaaaaaacaaataaattcatttttcaagtttgtaatacttaatactcaattaattatgcgctaatggctcgCCTCCTTTTGTGTGCCAAGTACAACTtataaagtgtttttttttctttcaaccaGCAGAATGTCAGAAGAATGTATTGCTACAGTGAGGAATATTGTGTGGTTGCATAttgtagcatatatatatgtgtgttggtTGTGTCTTGAAGATAGCTTCCATGTGATCTGAATTTTTCATTCTTATGCAGTTACAGTCTTGGTAGTTCAGAATCTGAAAGAGACGCGGTTAAGGCACAGAACAGGTACATTCTTCTGCATGCACATTTTGTATGTCTCTCTGTTCTTCCTGCTTTATCGCATCCTCATATACCTGCCCAAAGCTGACCAATCAAACCAAATCCACTTGAGAACCTTTCCTGATAGAGTTAACATGTTATATCTGCTACTctttattttgaaatttgacTAGTGCCTCTTGTGTTCTTTTTTCTGGGTTATCTGAAGTTGACTTTGTAATGGTGgatgaattttgtaggaaaGGTTATCTGTTATTGAGGAACCATTGCCTGCGAAAATCTGTCTACATCAATGAAGAGAACAAACAATCAAATGAAGCCGCTGGAGCCAAACATGTGGAGTGTGTTAGTTCTGAAAAAGGCGGAGACACTGTCAATCCAGCTGGATCTGAAGAAGTACCTGATAAATCTAGTGTAGAAGAGCATCTTGTTGG
The sequence above is drawn from the Oryza glaberrima chromosome 10, OglaRS2, whole genome shotgun sequence genome and encodes:
- the LOC127753072 gene encoding uncharacterized protein LOC127753072 yields the protein MASVTTTVTTGTAAAAAAEVGKEREGAEVVSGAVECFKQSMELMRALGFPEGMMPLRGLEECGLVRETGFVWMRQKAPYEHYFRGTGTRVRYDVEVTAFVEEGRMKRMTGVRSKQLMLWVPIVEMSLDGADRVYFKSNVGIGRSFPASAFADETAAAAAFLKEADAAAAAAEKEAAATATAVTANE